One region of Citrus sinensis cultivar Valencia sweet orange chromosome 6, DVS_A1.0, whole genome shotgun sequence genomic DNA includes:
- the LOC102617691 gene encoding endoribonuclease Dicer homolog 2 isoform X2 translates to MEPVSMESDTTEEVSADTLPFARNYQLEALENALKQNTIVFLETGSGKTLIAIMLLRSYAYLLRKPSPFVAVFLVPKVVLVPQQAEAIKMHTDLKVGKYWGDMGVDFWDGATWKEEMSKHEVLVMTPQILLDGLRLSYFKLNMIKVLILDECHHARGKHQYACIMTEFYHHQLKAGDSNLPRIFGMTASPIKSKVASSEQDYWQKIHGLETLMNSKVYTCASESVLSNCIPFSTPKFKFYGDDEIPHALYTRLADDLEKIELKHNRSLENLDLNEAQAESIRKNISRIKSTLLYCLNGLGVWLALKAAETISCYKSDFFAWEQLDGFGETIMKKFGSDAFQALVTYIPSGAGWSIGDDSKFNMDSGLLTEKIVCLVESLLEYRGLEDIRCIIFVERVVTAIVLQSLLSELLPRHCTWKTEYVAGNNSGIQCQSRNKQNEIVEEFRRGLVNVIVATSILEEGLDVQSCNLVIMFDPSHTVCSFIQSRGRARMQNSDYLLMLKSGDSITQSRLENYLVSGDTMRKEALSHASLPCSPLNNHMYGEDFYHVESSGAIATLSSSVHLIHFYCSRLPSDGYFKPTPKFDINKEMGICTLYLPNNCPIQTVIAQGNIKTLKQTACLEACKKLHQIGALTDNLLPDIVVEEHDAQKHGNEPYDAEHPIYFPPELVNQCPQDTKITYHCYLIELKQNFNYDIPAHDIVLAVRTELESEIKKVNFDLEVDRGRLTVNLKHLGKIQLTPDKVLLCRRFQIALFRVIMDHNLDKLNEILKGLRLRDNLEIDYLLLPASEQLIDWEPVASLSFPCDIGLKHHKNCSTMSNARVIQTKSGPLCTCMIHNSVVCTPHSGQIYYITGVLGHLNANSLFTRNDGSAITYKKHYEERYGIQLCFDQELLLNGRRIFHAQNYLSKCRQEKQREPSKISFELPPELCRIIMGPMSLSTFYSFTFVPSIMHRLQSLLLAVNLKNMLLDHCMQNVTIPTSKVLEAITTKKCQEGFHLESLETLGDSFLKYAASQQLFKTYQNHHEGLLSVKKDRIISNAALCKLGCDHKLPGFIRTEPFDPKMWMIPGDNSGSYELNDHSLFNERKIYVTGRKKVKSKTVADVVEALIGAFLSTGGENVGLIFLDRIGIKVDFVNVPYERQFQVQVERLVNVRHLESLLNYSFCDPSLLVEALTHGSYMLPEIPRCYQRLEFLGDAVLDYLITVYLYNKYPTLSPGDLTDMRSASVNNDCYALSSVKHGLHKHILHASQELYKWINITVDSFERLSLESTFGWESETSFPKALGDIIESLSGAIFVDSGCNKEVVFESIRPLLEPMITPETMRLQPARELNEYCQKHHFAMKKTVAPRINGKAAVTVEVHANGTLFKHTHADADKETAKKVASKEVLKSLKASFPGTWLHLS, encoded by the exons GTACTTGTGATGACACCTCAGATTTTGCTTGATGGCTTGCGGCTCAGCTATTTCAAACTAAACATGATCAAGGTTTTAATACTTGATGAATGCCATCATGCCAGGGGTAAACACCAATATGCTTGTATTATGACG GAGTTCTATCACCATCAATTAAAAGCTGGTGACTCCAATCTTCCTAGGATTTTTGGGATGACTGCATCTCCCATAAAGTCAAAAG TTGCTAGTTCAGAACAAGACTATTGGCAAAAGATTCATGGTCTTGAGACTCTTATGAATTCAAAG GTCTATACATGTGCCAGTGAATCTGTGCTCTCTAATTGCATACCATTTTCAACTCCAAAGTTCAAGTTTTACGGGGACGATGAGATTCCACATGCTTTGTATACTCGCTTAGCCGATGATCTAGAGAAGATAGAATTAAAG CATAATCGATCATTGGAAAATTTGGATCTGAATGAAGCTCAAGCAGAGTCAATAAGGAAGAATATATCAAGAATAAAGTCAACTTTGTTATATTGTTTAAATGGGCTTGGTGTTTGGTTGGCTTTGAAG GCTGCAGAGACCATATCATGctataaaagtgatttttttgCTTGGGAACAATTGGATGGGTTTGGCGAGACGATCATGAAAAAGTTCGGCTCAGATGCATTTCAGGCATTGGTGACTTATATACCATCTG GCGCAGGGTGGTCCATAGGTGATGATTCTAAATTTAACATGGATTCTGGGCTTCTGACGGAGAAAATTGTTTGTCTGGTCGAATCGCTTCTTGAGTACAG GGGCTTGGAGGACATAAGATGTATAATTTTTGTAGAAAGGGTCGTTACAGCCATTGTGCTTCAATCTCTGTTGAGTGAGCTGCTTCCAAGACACTGTACATGGAAGACTGAATATGTTGCGGGAAATAACTCAGGGATACAATGTCAATCAAGGAACAAACAGAATGAAATTGTGGAAGAATTTCGTAGAGGCTTG GTGAATGTCATTGTTGCAACATCAATTCTTGAGGAGGGTTTAGATGTTCAAAGTTGCAACCTGGTTATTATGTTCGATCCTTCACACACTGTTTGCAGTTTCATACAGTCTAGAGGTCGTGCTAGAATGCAGAATTCggattatttattaatgttgaAGAG TGGGGATTCTATTACACAATCTAGGCTAGAGAACTATCTTGTTAGTGGGGACACAATGAGAAAGGAAGCTCTTAGCCATGCATCGCTTCCCTGCTCCCCTCTTAATAATCATATGTATGGTGAGGATTTTTATCACGTTGAAAGCTCAGGAGCAATTGCAACTCTTAGTTCCAGCGTTCATTTGATACACTTTTACTGCTCACGGCTCCCTTCTGATGG aTATTTTAAGCCTACTCCAAAGTTTGATATAAACAAGGAGATGGGGATTTGCACACTGTATCTTCCCAACAACTGCCCTATACAAACTGTTATTGCACAGGGAAACATTAAAACTCTGAAGCAAACTGCTTGTCTTGAAGCTTGCAAGAAGCTTCACCAGATTGGTGCTTTAACAGATAATCTTCTTCCTGATATTGTTGTGGAAGAACATGATGCACAAAAACATG GGAATGAACCATATGATGCGGAACATCCCATTTACTTCCCTCCTGAGCTAGTGAATCAGTGTCCACAAGATACCAAGATAACATACCATTGCTACTTAATCGAATTGAAGCAGAACTTTAACTATGATATTCCAGCTCATGATATTGTGCTTGCTGTGAGGACTGAACTTGAATCTGAAATTAAAAAGGTGAATTTTGATTTGGAAGTTGATAGGGGTAGATTGACAGTCAACCTGAAGCATCTTGGAAAAATTCAGCTTACCCCAGATAAG GTCCTTCTTTGTAGGAGGTTTCAGATAGCTCTTTTCAGAgtaattatggatcataatttgGATAAATTGAATGAGATTTTGAAGGGACTCCGGCTGCGGGATAATCTTGAGATAGATTATCTTTTGCTCCCAGCCAGTGAACAGTTGATTGATTGGGAACCTGTTGCTTCTCTGTCTTTTCCTTGTGACATTGGTTTGAAGCATCACAAGAATTGTTCTACAATGTCTAATGCTCGTGTTATACAGACCAAAAGCGGTCCGTTGTGCACATGCATGATTCATAATTCTGTAGTCTGCACCCCTCACAGTGGTCAGATATATTATATCACGGGCGTTTTAGGCCATTTGAATGCAAATTCACTTTTTACGAGGAATGATGGAAGTGCTATCACATACAAGAAGCACTATGAAGAACG GTATGGTATCCAGCTGTGTTTTGATCAAGAACTCTTGCTTAATGGGAGACGTATTTTTCATGCGCAAAATTACCTTAGTAAATGCCGGCAAGAAAAGCAGAGAG AGCCGAGTAAGATATCGTTTGAACTGCCTCCTGAGCTGTGTCGCATAATCATGGGTCCTATGTCACTCAGtacattttattctttcacGTTCGTTCCATCAATTATGCATCGTCTTCAGTCTTTGCTCCTTGCTGTCAATTTGAAGAATATGCTTTTGGATCATTGCATGCAAAATGTTACCATTCCAACTAGCAAG GTGTTGGAAGCAATCACTACAAAGAAGTGCCAAGAGGGTTTTCATCTAGAATCTCTAGAGACTCTTGGAGActcttttcttaaatatgCGGCTAGTCAGCAGCTGTTCAAGACATATCAAAATCATCACGAAGGCCTTCTTAGTGTTAAGAAGGACAGAATAATATCAAATGCTGCACTTTGCAAGCTAGGATGTGACCACAAGCTTCcg GGGTTTATTCGCACCGAGCCTTTTGATCCTAAAATGTGGATGATTCCTGGTGATAATTCAGGAAGCTATGAATTGAATGACCACTCACTTttcaatgaaagaaaaatttatgtgaCTGGAAGAAAGAAGGTTAAAAGTAAGACAGTTGCTGATGTAGTTGAGGCACTAATTGGTGCATTCCTTAGCACAGGCGGGGAAAATGTGGGATTAATATTCCTGGATAGGATCGGCATAAAGGTGGATTTTGTGAATGTACCATATGAGCGGCAGTTCCAAGTGCAAGTAGAGAGGCTTGTCAATGTCCGCCATTTAGAGTCGCTCTTGAATTACTCATTTTGTGATCCATCTTTATTAGTGGAGGCCTTGACCCACGGTTCTTACATGCTTCCTGAGATTCCAAGATGTTATCAG CGGCTGGAATTTCTTGGAGATGCAGTGTTAGATTATCTCATCACTGTTTACTTGTACAACAAGTATCCCACACTTTCGCCAGGAGACTTGACTGATATGAGGTCTGCTTCCGTAAACAACGATTGTTATGCGCTGTCTTCAGTCAAGCATGGGTTGCATAAGCATATTCTGCACGCTTCACAGGAACTGTACAAGTGGATAAACATCACCGTTGACAGTTTTGAGAGATTATCCTTGGAATCTACTTTTGGATGGGAATCTGAGACATCTTTCCCGAAG GCACTGGGAGACATTATCGAATCTCTGTCCGGGGCAATATTTGTTGATTCTGGATGCAACAAGGAGGTAGTGTTTGAGAGTATAAGGCCACTTTTGGAGCCGATGATTACTCCTGAGACAATGAGACTCCAACCAGCAAGGGAGTTGAACGAATACTGCCAAAAACATCATTTTGCTATGAAAAAAACCGTGGCTCCGCGGATCAATGGTAAGGCTGCTGTTACCGTAGAAGTCCACGCAAATGGTACATTGTTCAAACACACACATGCAGATGCTGATAAAGAAACAGCTAAAAAGGTTGCAAGCAAAGAAGTGTTGAAGTCCCTGAAGGCAAGTTTTCCTGGGACTTGGCTTCATTTGAGTTAA
- the LOC102617691 gene encoding endoribonuclease Dicer homolog 2 isoform X3 — MEPVSMESDTTEEVSADTLPFARNYQLEALENALKQNTIVFLETGSGKTLIAIMLLRSYAYLLRKPSPFVAVFLVPKVVLVPQQAEAIKKHTDLKVGMYWGDMGIDYWDAATWKKEMNKHEVLVMTPQILLDGLRLSYFKLNMIKVLILDECHHARGKHQYACIMTEFYHHQLKAGDSNLPRIFGMTASPIKSKVASSEQDYWQKIHGLETLMNSKVYTCASESVLSNCIPFSTPKFKFYGDDEIPHALYTRLADDLEKIELKHNRSLENLDLNEAQAESIRKNISRIKSTLLYCLNGLGVWLALKAAETISCYKSDFFAWEQLDGFGETIMKKFGSDAFQALVTYIPSGAGWSIGDDSKFNMDSGLLTEKIVCLVESLLEYRGLEDIRCIIFVERVVTAIVLQSLLSELLPRHCTWKTEYVAGNNSGIQCQSRNKQNEIVEEFRRGLVNVIVATSILEEGLDVQSCNLVIMFDPSHTVCSFIQSRGRARMQNSDYLLMLKSGDSITQSRLENYLVSGDTMRKEALSHASLPCSPLNNHMYGEDFYHVESSGAIATLSSSVHLIHFYCSRLPSDGYFKPTPKFDINKEMGICTLYLPNNCPIQTVIAQGNIKTLKQTACLEACKKLHQIGALTDNLLPDIVVEEHDAQKHGNEPYDAEHPIYFPPELVNQCPQDTKITYHCYLIELKQNFNYDIPAHDIVLAVRTELESEIKKVNFDLEVDRGRLTVNLKHLGKIQLTPDKVLLCRRFQIALFRVIMDHNLDKLNEILKGLRLRDNLEIDYLLLPASEQLIDWEPVASLSFPCDIGLKHHKNCSTMSNARVIQTKSGPLCTCMIHNSVVCTPHSGQIYYITGVLGHLNANSLFTRNDGSAITYKKHYEERYGIQLCFDQELLLNGRRIFHAQNYLSKCRQEKQREPSKISFELPPELCRIIMGPMSLSTFYSFTFVPSIMHRLQSLLLAVNLKNMLLDHCMQNVTIPTSKVLEAITTKKCQEGFHLESLETLGDSFLKYAASQQLFKTYQNHHEGLLSVKKDRIISNAALCKLGCDHKLPGFIRTEPFDPKMWMIPGDNSGSYELNDHSLFNERKIYVTGRKKVKSKTVADVVEALIGAFLSTGGENVGLIFLDRIGIKVDFVNVPYERQFQVQVERLVNVRHLESLLNYSFCDPSLLVEALTHGSYMLPEIPRCYQRLEFLGDAVLDYLITVYLYNKYPTLSPGDLTDMRSASVNNDCYALSSVKHGLHKHILHASQELYKWINITVDSFERLSLESTFGWESETSFPKALGDIIESLSGAIFVDSGCNKEVVFESIRPLLEPMITPETMRLQPARELNEYCQKHHFAMKKTVAPRINGKAAVTVEVHANGTLFKHTHADADKETAKKVASKEVLKSLKASFPGTWLHLS, encoded by the exons caAGCTGAAGCTATTAAAAAGCATACCGACTTGAAAGTGGGTATGTACTGGGGAGATATGGGAATTGACTACTGGGATGCTGCTACAtggaagaaagaaatgaaCAAACATGAG GTACTTGTGATGACACCTCAGATTTTGCTTGATGGCTTGCGGCTCAGCTATTTCAAACTAAACATGATCAAGGTTTTAATACTTGATGAATGCCATCATGCCAGGGGTAAACACCAATATGCTTGTATTATGACG GAGTTCTATCACCATCAATTAAAAGCTGGTGACTCCAATCTTCCTAGGATTTTTGGGATGACTGCATCTCCCATAAAGTCAAAAG TTGCTAGTTCAGAACAAGACTATTGGCAAAAGATTCATGGTCTTGAGACTCTTATGAATTCAAAG GTCTATACATGTGCCAGTGAATCTGTGCTCTCTAATTGCATACCATTTTCAACTCCAAAGTTCAAGTTTTACGGGGACGATGAGATTCCACATGCTTTGTATACTCGCTTAGCCGATGATCTAGAGAAGATAGAATTAAAG CATAATCGATCATTGGAAAATTTGGATCTGAATGAAGCTCAAGCAGAGTCAATAAGGAAGAATATATCAAGAATAAAGTCAACTTTGTTATATTGTTTAAATGGGCTTGGTGTTTGGTTGGCTTTGAAG GCTGCAGAGACCATATCATGctataaaagtgatttttttgCTTGGGAACAATTGGATGGGTTTGGCGAGACGATCATGAAAAAGTTCGGCTCAGATGCATTTCAGGCATTGGTGACTTATATACCATCTG GCGCAGGGTGGTCCATAGGTGATGATTCTAAATTTAACATGGATTCTGGGCTTCTGACGGAGAAAATTGTTTGTCTGGTCGAATCGCTTCTTGAGTACAG GGGCTTGGAGGACATAAGATGTATAATTTTTGTAGAAAGGGTCGTTACAGCCATTGTGCTTCAATCTCTGTTGAGTGAGCTGCTTCCAAGACACTGTACATGGAAGACTGAATATGTTGCGGGAAATAACTCAGGGATACAATGTCAATCAAGGAACAAACAGAATGAAATTGTGGAAGAATTTCGTAGAGGCTTG GTGAATGTCATTGTTGCAACATCAATTCTTGAGGAGGGTTTAGATGTTCAAAGTTGCAACCTGGTTATTATGTTCGATCCTTCACACACTGTTTGCAGTTTCATACAGTCTAGAGGTCGTGCTAGAATGCAGAATTCggattatttattaatgttgaAGAG TGGGGATTCTATTACACAATCTAGGCTAGAGAACTATCTTGTTAGTGGGGACACAATGAGAAAGGAAGCTCTTAGCCATGCATCGCTTCCCTGCTCCCCTCTTAATAATCATATGTATGGTGAGGATTTTTATCACGTTGAAAGCTCAGGAGCAATTGCAACTCTTAGTTCCAGCGTTCATTTGATACACTTTTACTGCTCACGGCTCCCTTCTGATGG aTATTTTAAGCCTACTCCAAAGTTTGATATAAACAAGGAGATGGGGATTTGCACACTGTATCTTCCCAACAACTGCCCTATACAAACTGTTATTGCACAGGGAAACATTAAAACTCTGAAGCAAACTGCTTGTCTTGAAGCTTGCAAGAAGCTTCACCAGATTGGTGCTTTAACAGATAATCTTCTTCCTGATATTGTTGTGGAAGAACATGATGCACAAAAACATG GGAATGAACCATATGATGCGGAACATCCCATTTACTTCCCTCCTGAGCTAGTGAATCAGTGTCCACAAGATACCAAGATAACATACCATTGCTACTTAATCGAATTGAAGCAGAACTTTAACTATGATATTCCAGCTCATGATATTGTGCTTGCTGTGAGGACTGAACTTGAATCTGAAATTAAAAAGGTGAATTTTGATTTGGAAGTTGATAGGGGTAGATTGACAGTCAACCTGAAGCATCTTGGAAAAATTCAGCTTACCCCAGATAAG GTCCTTCTTTGTAGGAGGTTTCAGATAGCTCTTTTCAGAgtaattatggatcataatttgGATAAATTGAATGAGATTTTGAAGGGACTCCGGCTGCGGGATAATCTTGAGATAGATTATCTTTTGCTCCCAGCCAGTGAACAGTTGATTGATTGGGAACCTGTTGCTTCTCTGTCTTTTCCTTGTGACATTGGTTTGAAGCATCACAAGAATTGTTCTACAATGTCTAATGCTCGTGTTATACAGACCAAAAGCGGTCCGTTGTGCACATGCATGATTCATAATTCTGTAGTCTGCACCCCTCACAGTGGTCAGATATATTATATCACGGGCGTTTTAGGCCATTTGAATGCAAATTCACTTTTTACGAGGAATGATGGAAGTGCTATCACATACAAGAAGCACTATGAAGAACG GTATGGTATCCAGCTGTGTTTTGATCAAGAACTCTTGCTTAATGGGAGACGTATTTTTCATGCGCAAAATTACCTTAGTAAATGCCGGCAAGAAAAGCAGAGAG AGCCGAGTAAGATATCGTTTGAACTGCCTCCTGAGCTGTGTCGCATAATCATGGGTCCTATGTCACTCAGtacattttattctttcacGTTCGTTCCATCAATTATGCATCGTCTTCAGTCTTTGCTCCTTGCTGTCAATTTGAAGAATATGCTTTTGGATCATTGCATGCAAAATGTTACCATTCCAACTAGCAAG GTGTTGGAAGCAATCACTACAAAGAAGTGCCAAGAGGGTTTTCATCTAGAATCTCTAGAGACTCTTGGAGActcttttcttaaatatgCGGCTAGTCAGCAGCTGTTCAAGACATATCAAAATCATCACGAAGGCCTTCTTAGTGTTAAGAAGGACAGAATAATATCAAATGCTGCACTTTGCAAGCTAGGATGTGACCACAAGCTTCcg GGGTTTATTCGCACCGAGCCTTTTGATCCTAAAATGTGGATGATTCCTGGTGATAATTCAGGAAGCTATGAATTGAATGACCACTCACTTttcaatgaaagaaaaatttatgtgaCTGGAAGAAAGAAGGTTAAAAGTAAGACAGTTGCTGATGTAGTTGAGGCACTAATTGGTGCATTCCTTAGCACAGGCGGGGAAAATGTGGGATTAATATTCCTGGATAGGATCGGCATAAAGGTGGATTTTGTGAATGTACCATATGAGCGGCAGTTCCAAGTGCAAGTAGAGAGGCTTGTCAATGTCCGCCATTTAGAGTCGCTCTTGAATTACTCATTTTGTGATCCATCTTTATTAGTGGAGGCCTTGACCCACGGTTCTTACATGCTTCCTGAGATTCCAAGATGTTATCAG CGGCTGGAATTTCTTGGAGATGCAGTGTTAGATTATCTCATCACTGTTTACTTGTACAACAAGTATCCCACACTTTCGCCAGGAGACTTGACTGATATGAGGTCTGCTTCCGTAAACAACGATTGTTATGCGCTGTCTTCAGTCAAGCATGGGTTGCATAAGCATATTCTGCACGCTTCACAGGAACTGTACAAGTGGATAAACATCACCGTTGACAGTTTTGAGAGATTATCCTTGGAATCTACTTTTGGATGGGAATCTGAGACATCTTTCCCGAAG GCACTGGGAGACATTATCGAATCTCTGTCCGGGGCAATATTTGTTGATTCTGGATGCAACAAGGAGGTAGTGTTTGAGAGTATAAGGCCACTTTTGGAGCCGATGATTACTCCTGAGACAATGAGACTCCAACCAGCAAGGGAGTTGAACGAATACTGCCAAAAACATCATTTTGCTATGAAAAAAACCGTGGCTCCGCGGATCAATGGTAAGGCTGCTGTTACCGTAGAAGTCCACGCAAATGGTACATTGTTCAAACACACACATGCAGATGCTGATAAAGAAACAGCTAAAAAGGTTGCAAGCAAAGAAGTGTTGAAGTCCCTGAAGGCAAGTTTTCCTGGGACTTGGCTTCATTTGAGTTAA